One window of the Cryptomeria japonica chromosome 7, Sugi_1.0, whole genome shotgun sequence genome contains the following:
- the LOC131073452 gene encoding uncharacterized protein At4g15970: protein MEGVNQRVVRTVTAFLASIIVVGFVSIAIDEQLQASFTPILISMQKLFPSEMDDLHAKDPDIPPYNSSNVTDELKVSLSKAANQEKTVIITTLNAAWAQNNSMVDLFLKSFHIGNGTEALLRNLLIVAVDEKALNRCREIHPHCYLMKTEGVDFSGENLYMTRGYLKMMWRRLRFFGQVLERGYNFVFSDADIMWFRDPFTKFSSKADFQVASDRYRRKATNPYNKPNAGFMYVRSNEKTVDFFNFWYRSRKDYPRKNEQQVLNLLKWYEFKRRRLKFEFLDTKYFGGYCERTKDVNSVCTMHANCCELGLKAKVIDLRNTLSDWEKYKQQEKLGKGKDVLWTSPDACQNSGRR from the exons ATGGAAGGGGTTAATCAGAGGGTCGTGAGGACGGTGACTGCATTTCTGGCTTCCATAATAGTGGTGGGATTTGTGTCCATTGCTATTGATGAACAACTCCAGGCTTCCTTCACTCCGATTCTCATCAGCATGCAAAAGCTCTTCCCTTCAGAGATGGACGATTTGCATGCAAAAGATCCAGATATT CCTCCTTATAATTCATCAAATGTTACAGACGAGCTAAAAGTAAGCCTTTCAAAAGCGGCGAACCAGGAGAAAACCGTTATAATCACGACTCTGAATGCGGCGTGGGCGCAGAACAATAGCATGGTGGATTTATTCCTGAAAAGTTTCCACATCGGTAACGGAACCGAGGCGTTGTTGAGAAATTTGTTGATTGTTGCCGTAGATGAGAAGGCGCTCAATCGCTGCCGGGAAATTCATCCGCATTGTTATCTGATGAAAACAGAGGGAGTCGATTTCTCGGGAGAAAATCTTTACATGACTCGAGGTTATTTGAAAATGATGTGGAGAAGGCTTCGTTTCTTCGGACAAGTGTTGGAGCGAGGATATAACTTCGTTTTCTCG GATGCGGATATTATGTGGTTTCGAGATCCCTTTACTAAATTCTCATCCAAGGCAGACTTCCAAGTAGCATCAGATCGTTATAGAAGGAAAGCAACTAATCCCTACAATAAGCCCAACGCAGGATTCATGTATGTTCGCTCCAATGAAAAGACAGTTGATTTTTTCAACTTTTGGTATCGCTCTAGGAAAGATTATCCCCGTAAAAATGAGCAACAAGTGTTGAACCTACTGAAATGGTACGAGTTCAAACGCAGGCGACTTAAATTCGAATTCCTTGACACTAAATATTTTGGCGGGTACTGTGAAAGAACGAAAGATGTGAACTCGGTTTGTACCATGCATGCCAACTGTTGTGAACTCGGATTGAAGGCCAAGGTTATTGATTTGAGAAATACTCTTTCCGACTGGGAGAAATATAAGCAACAAGAAAAGCTAGGTAAAGGCAAGGATGTGCTCTGGACATCTCCAGACGCATGTCAGAATTCCGGTCGCCGATGA